A region from the Thermanaeromonas toyohensis ToBE genome encodes:
- a CDS encoding 2-oxoacid:acceptor oxidoreductase family protein, translated as MLQIRWHGRGGQGVVTAARIFGRAAAIYGGKYAQSFPYFGTERRGAPVTAFTRLADHPIRDRSQVYEPDCVVVLDETLLESVNVLQGLRPGGIFILNGSCGHHDGLKSRLPENTVFYQIEVTPLAQEILGVPIVNTAMVGVLAAVTGWVPWEAVKKAMQDLLPHHLVEKNWRLAEETFHRALTLRQVSHSVLGKDKGEAKTLCLTPGEPNSKSLYNQYMANNSLQPNIPTPHLIARTGSWRVQRPVLDPGKCNNCLICWLFCPEGSIQRGEGCVSIDLAFCKGCGICVRECPHQALRMVDEALLAKGEGERLAGIS; from the coding sequence ATGTTACAAATACGGTGGCACGGCCGGGGAGGTCAGGGGGTGGTAACTGCTGCCCGTATTTTCGGACGGGCGGCAGCTATTTATGGCGGCAAGTATGCCCAGTCCTTTCCCTACTTTGGGACTGAAAGACGGGGAGCCCCGGTCACGGCTTTTACCCGGCTGGCCGATCACCCCATCCGAGACCGCAGCCAGGTGTATGAACCGGATTGCGTGGTGGTTTTAGATGAGACATTGCTTGAAAGTGTAAACGTTCTTCAGGGCTTGCGTCCGGGTGGGATATTTATTTTAAACGGTTCTTGTGGACACCACGACGGCTTAAAGTCTAGGTTGCCGGAGAACACGGTTTTTTATCAAATAGAGGTTACCCCCTTAGCTCAAGAAATTTTAGGGGTACCTATTGTCAACACCGCCATGGTAGGTGTCTTGGCTGCTGTTACAGGTTGGGTACCCTGGGAAGCAGTAAAAAAGGCCATGCAAGATCTTCTGCCTCACCATTTGGTAGAGAAAAATTGGCGCTTAGCTGAAGAAACTTTTCACCGGGCCCTTACCCTCCGGCAAGTGTCCCATTCCGTCCTGGGCAAGGATAAGGGAGAGGCTAAAACTTTATGTTTAACTCCTGGGGAACCCAATTCTAAATCCCTGTATAATCAATATATGGCCAATAACAGCCTTCAACCTAATATTCCCACACCGCATCTTATAGCTAGGACAGGGTCTTGGCGTGTCCAACGTCCAGTATTAGACCCGGGTAAATGTAACAACTGCCTAATTTGCTGGCTATTTTGCCCGGAAGGTTCTATCCAGCGGGGAGAAGGGTGCGTAAGTATTGACCTCGCCTTCTGTAAAGGGTGCGGCATCTGTGTTCGGGAATGCCCGCACCAGGCCCTACGCATGGTAGACGAGGCTTTGTTAGCCAAGGGAGAAGGTGAAAGACTTGCGGGAATATCTTAA
- the asnB gene encoding asparagine synthase (glutamine-hydrolyzing), producing the protein MCGICGWIDWEVDLTQHKPTLEAMLETLRCRGPDAWGMWLSPRAALGHRRLIVIDPEGGSQPMVRTRGEDKYIITYNGELYNMLELRRELEARGYLFKTRSDTEIILVAFLEWGIECVKHFNGIFAFAIWSEKDQSLFLARDHLGVKPLFYAHHGSAFLFGSELKSLLAHPAVLPKIDAEGLAEIFMIGPARTPGLGVFKGIVELKPGHCLLYNPRGISIYRYWKLESHPHLDDLKTTVMKVRELLKDSVERQLISDVPLCTLLSGGIDSSAITALASKALQRIGSQELKTYSIDYAGNEIYFKPNDFEPHSDNIWVKRVASFLGTHHHTVVVDTPELVEALTAAVRARDLPGMADIDSSLYLFCREIKKGASVGLSGECADEVFGGYPWFRRKEALSAETFPWSLKLEERIRLLSPELIKKIRPQEYVADRYREALAEVPRLPGEDPFNARLREIFYLTLTRWMPTLLDRNDRMSMAVGLELRVPFCDYRLVEYVWNVPWSMKYINGQEKGLLRLALKGLLPEDVLLRRKSPYPKTHNPAFGEAIRSWVSNILNQPNSPILPLVNTAAIRTLIQFKPDFDLPWFGQLMRLPQLLAYLVQIDFWLREYRVTIC; encoded by the coding sequence ATGTGCGGTATTTGTGGCTGGATCGATTGGGAGGTAGATTTAACCCAGCACAAGCCTACCTTAGAGGCGATGCTAGAAACCCTCCGCTGCCGCGGGCCAGATGCCTGGGGAATGTGGCTATCACCCCGGGCAGCTTTGGGCCACCGCCGCCTAATCGTAATAGATCCTGAGGGCGGAAGCCAACCTATGGTTCGTACAAGGGGTGAAGATAAGTATATCATTACTTATAACGGTGAACTTTATAATATGCTGGAACTTCGCCGGGAACTGGAAGCCCGTGGGTATCTTTTTAAGACCCGCTCGGATACAGAAATAATACTGGTCGCATTTTTAGAATGGGGTATAGAATGTGTTAAACATTTTAACGGGATTTTTGCCTTTGCCATCTGGAGCGAAAAGGATCAAAGCCTATTCCTAGCCCGCGACCACCTGGGTGTAAAACCCCTCTTTTATGCCCACCACGGTAGCGCTTTCCTTTTCGGGTCAGAATTAAAATCTCTTCTGGCCCATCCGGCGGTTTTACCCAAGATAGATGCCGAAGGACTAGCTGAGATTTTTATGATCGGCCCGGCCCGTACACCAGGTCTGGGAGTGTTTAAAGGAATTGTTGAACTTAAACCCGGACACTGCCTTTTATATAATCCTAGAGGAATTTCTATATATCGGTACTGGAAGTTAGAAAGCCATCCCCACCTGGATGATCTAAAAACAACAGTAATGAAAGTGCGGGAACTTTTAAAGGACTCGGTCGAGCGGCAGCTCATATCCGATGTACCCCTTTGTACCTTACTGTCAGGAGGCATCGATTCTAGCGCCATTACTGCCCTCGCCAGCAAAGCATTACAGAGGATAGGTTCCCAGGAACTTAAAACTTATTCCATCGATTATGCCGGAAATGAAATCTATTTTAAACCGAACGATTTTGAACCCCATTCTGACAACATTTGGGTTAAGCGAGTCGCCTCCTTTTTAGGTACCCATCATCATACGGTGGTAGTAGATACTCCTGAGTTGGTAGAAGCTTTAACAGCGGCTGTTCGGGCACGCGATCTGCCCGGCATGGCTGATATTGATTCTTCCCTTTACCTATTCTGCCGTGAAATAAAGAAAGGAGCAAGCGTAGGGTTATCAGGCGAATGTGCGGACGAAGTTTTTGGGGGTTACCCTTGGTTTAGGCGTAAGGAGGCGCTTTCGGCTGAAACCTTCCCCTGGTCCCTCAAGCTAGAGGAAAGGATACGGCTGCTTTCACCTGAGCTAATTAAAAAAATCCGGCCCCAGGAATACGTGGCCGACAGGTATAGAGAGGCTTTAGCCGAAGTACCTAGGCTACCAGGAGAAGATCCTTTTAATGCTCGCCTACGCGAGATTTTCTACCTAACGCTTACCCGCTGGATGCCTACTTTATTAGACCGTAATGATCGTATGAGTATGGCGGTTGGCCTTGAACTACGCGTCCCCTTCTGCGACTATCGTCTGGTAGAGTATGTCTGGAATGTTCCCTGGTCTATGAAGTATATAAATGGGCAAGAAAAAGGCCTCCTGCGCCTGGCTTTAAAAGGTTTATTGCCTGAAGATGTGCTTTTAAGGCGTAAAAGCCCGTATCCTAAAACACACAATCCGGCCTTTGGAGAGGCTATACGATCCTGGGTATCCAATATCCTAAACCAACCCAACTCACCTATTCTTCCTCTAGTAAATACTGCCGCTATCCGTACCCTTATCCAATTTAAACCTGACTTCGATCTACCCTGGTTTGGCCAACTCATGCGTCTGCCGCAACTTTTAGCCTATTTAGTTCAGATAGATTTTTGGTTACGTGAATATCGAGTAACAATCTGCTAG
- a CDS encoding thiamine pyrophosphate-dependent enzyme, with protein sequence MKIQDLPEDELVLGSFACAGCGGILAVRLALKVLGPETVIVTTPSCLLGVTTFYPQLAFKVPCVNITFPSTAAAVSGVVAGLKRRGKEHIQVLGIAGDGGTVDIGLQALSGAIERGDNFIFLCYDNEAYMNTGVQRSGSTPLGANTTTTPVGEKLRGEDRPKKDMLRIVAAHDIPYAATASIGYPQDYLRKIQKAKETKGPAYIQVLSPCPPGWGYPSDLTVHLARLAVQTGAWTLAEYEQGKLTVKKIDRPKPLKEYLSLQARFAHLI encoded by the coding sequence TTGAAGATCCAAGATTTACCTGAGGATGAATTGGTATTGGGCTCCTTTGCCTGTGCCGGCTGCGGAGGGATACTGGCTGTACGTTTGGCCTTAAAAGTGTTGGGACCGGAGACAGTAATTGTTACCACCCCTAGTTGTCTCTTGGGCGTAACTACTTTTTACCCCCAGCTAGCCTTTAAAGTGCCTTGTGTCAACATTACTTTCCCTAGCACTGCAGCGGCAGTGTCGGGGGTGGTAGCGGGGCTTAAGCGCCGGGGGAAGGAGCATATCCAAGTATTGGGTATCGCCGGGGATGGCGGTACGGTGGATATAGGCCTGCAGGCCCTTTCCGGAGCTATCGAGCGGGGAGATAATTTTATTTTCCTCTGCTATGATAACGAAGCTTACATGAACACTGGTGTACAACGTAGCGGATCTACACCTCTGGGTGCTAATACCACCACTACCCCGGTGGGGGAAAAGCTTCGGGGTGAGGATCGGCCTAAGAAGGATATGCTTAGAATAGTGGCTGCCCATGACATACCTTATGCCGCTACAGCCAGTATAGGTTACCCCCAGGATTACTTGCGCAAAATACAAAAGGCTAAAGAAACTAAAGGTCCTGCTTACATACAGGTGTTATCTCCCTGCCCGCCAGGTTGGGGTTACCCCAGCGATTTAACAGTGCATCTTGCGCGCCTGGCCGTCCAGACCGGGGCCTGGACCCTGGCTGAGTATGAGCAGGGGAAGCTCACAGTCAAAAAGATAGACCGTCCTAAGCCTTTAAAGGAGTATCTTTCCCTCCAGGCGCGGTTTGCCCATTTAATTTAA
- a CDS encoding sugar phosphate nucleotidyltransferase, with the protein MKAIIMAGGEGTRLRPLTCRRPKPLVPVANRPVMEYCVELLRQHGFKDIGVTLQYLPDLVQEYFGDGSDFGVHFHYFVEEAPLGTAGSVKNAASFLNETFIVVSGDALTDFDLSQAVKFHRERGALATLVLTRVENPLEYGVVIADSSGRIQAFLEKPSWGEVFSDRVNTGIYVLEPEVLRWVPEGRAFDFSKDLFPLLLREGKPLFAITLEGYWCDIGNISQYWQAHHDILSGKVKLKVLGENQGRGMIIGERVEIHPEAEILGPVLIGSFCCIEEGAKVGPFTVLGPYCHIGRGAKVERAVLWDSVRVGPRAWVEGGILLNGAVLESNSRVLEGAVIGNGSRVEARAEVRPGVKVWPQKSVGEGTVLRESLIWGQGIGRPLFIGSAAPLRLRDNLSPGQATRLGAAFGSTFKLGTPLGVSTYRGGTGEMFYRAMVAGLLSSGVKVVEMGKLLTPVFRFGIRALQLQGGCLIKEDALTLEKAWLHFMNSHGADLPPGEVRKIENIYWREETRAIREEQVVESTYQPGLEEAYENYLLKSIDTKAINRQGLRVALGCQEGSAELTSRLLARAGCEVIRLDFAPRQSWSEIKEQIGSFADEVRRYQADIGAVIDKNGERLLLLDANGFVVEETSRVALLTQVYLEETDRKSLTLPMAAPRAAELVAQKLGGRVRRVKNHPGVLQKAILEEEDRGRYSQFNLQFDALASLVYLIDWLVRRDLPLNEAVARLPAVYRSTREVPCPWEDKGRVMRALISREEEGQLELLDGLQVSYPYGWALIFPDEEEPLYRIYSEAFSQEAAEELAGFFEGRIKEILEVTEL; encoded by the coding sequence ATGAAAGCGATCATCATGGCTGGAGGAGAAGGAACTAGACTAAGGCCTTTAACCTGTCGCCGTCCTAAACCCTTGGTTCCCGTAGCCAACCGACCAGTGATGGAATATTGTGTGGAACTTCTACGCCAACATGGCTTTAAAGATATAGGGGTTACTTTGCAGTATCTTCCGGACCTAGTGCAGGAGTACTTTGGGGATGGTAGTGACTTTGGTGTGCACTTTCATTATTTTGTAGAGGAAGCACCCTTGGGGACTGCAGGGAGCGTGAAAAATGCAGCCTCTTTCCTAAATGAAACCTTTATAGTAGTAAGCGGCGATGCTTTAACCGATTTCGATCTATCCCAAGCAGTAAAGTTTCACCGGGAGCGGGGGGCTTTGGCTACCCTGGTGCTGACACGGGTAGAAAATCCGCTGGAGTACGGTGTTGTTATTGCGGATTCTTCCGGCCGCATCCAGGCCTTTTTAGAAAAGCCTAGCTGGGGCGAGGTTTTTAGCGATCGGGTTAATACAGGTATTTATGTTTTGGAACCCGAAGTTTTGAGGTGGGTGCCGGAGGGTAGGGCCTTTGATTTTAGCAAAGACTTATTCCCTTTACTCTTACGGGAAGGGAAACCCCTGTTCGCTATTACTCTTGAAGGTTATTGGTGCGATATTGGAAATATTTCCCAATATTGGCAGGCCCATCATGATATCCTGTCCGGTAAAGTCAAGTTAAAGGTATTGGGCGAAAACCAGGGTCGGGGAATGATAATAGGTGAAAGGGTGGAGATCCACCCAGAAGCTGAGATTCTGGGACCGGTGCTTATTGGTAGTTTTTGCTGTATCGAAGAGGGAGCTAAGGTGGGACCCTTTACAGTTTTGGGACCCTATTGTCACATCGGCCGGGGGGCTAAGGTAGAGCGGGCTGTCCTGTGGGATAGCGTAAGGGTAGGGCCTAGAGCTTGGGTAGAAGGTGGTATCCTTTTAAATGGCGCTGTTTTGGAAAGCAACTCCCGGGTCCTAGAAGGTGCTGTCATAGGGAATGGCAGCCGTGTAGAAGCCAGGGCCGAAGTCCGTCCAGGTGTCAAAGTTTGGCCCCAGAAATCAGTAGGAGAAGGTACCGTATTGCGAGAGTCCCTTATCTGGGGACAAGGTATCGGTAGGCCTCTTTTTATTGGGAGTGCAGCTCCCTTAAGGCTCAGGGATAATTTAAGTCCAGGACAGGCCACCCGGCTGGGGGCAGCCTTTGGGTCTACCTTTAAGCTCGGTACTCCCCTGGGGGTGAGTACCTATAGGGGAGGTACTGGAGAGATGTTCTATAGAGCAATGGTTGCGGGTCTTTTGAGTTCCGGCGTAAAAGTAGTGGAGATGGGGAAATTGCTTACACCTGTGTTCCGTTTCGGTATCCGAGCTTTACAACTTCAAGGAGGATGCCTTATCAAGGAGGACGCCTTGACTTTAGAAAAGGCTTGGCTTCATTTCATGAATAGTCATGGTGCCGATCTGCCACCAGGGGAGGTAAGAAAGATAGAAAATATCTACTGGCGGGAGGAAACCAGGGCTATACGGGAGGAGCAGGTGGTAGAGAGCACCTACCAACCCGGACTGGAGGAAGCCTACGAAAATTATCTGCTAAAGAGTATAGACACTAAGGCAATAAATCGTCAAGGCTTACGGGTAGCTCTGGGATGTCAAGAGGGGAGTGCAGAGCTTACCAGCAGGTTGCTAGCACGCGCGGGGTGCGAGGTGATACGCTTGGACTTTGCTCCTCGACAAAGTTGGAGCGAAATTAAGGAGCAAATAGGCTCCTTTGCTGATGAAGTCCGGCGCTACCAGGCTGATATCGGTGCAGTAATAGATAAAAATGGTGAAAGGTTGCTGCTCTTAGATGCTAACGGCTTTGTAGTAGAGGAGACCAGTAGGGTGGCCCTTTTAACTCAAGTATACCTGGAAGAGACAGACCGGAAAAGCCTGACCTTGCCTATGGCCGCTCCTCGGGCGGCCGAACTGGTGGCCCAAAAACTAGGGGGACGGGTCAGGCGTGTAAAAAACCACCCTGGGGTACTCCAGAAAGCAATATTAGAGGAAGAGGACCGGGGGCGTTACTCCCAGTTTAACCTCCAGTTTGATGCTCTAGCTTCTTTAGTTTACCTCATCGACTGGCTGGTGAGAAGGGATCTCCCCCTTAACGAAGCGGTAGCTAGGTTACCAGCTGTTTACCGAAGTACGAGAGAGGTTCCCTGTCCTTGGGAAGATAAAGGGCGAGTAATGCGCGCTTTAATAAGTAGAGAAGAGGAGGGGCAATTAGAGCTCTTGGATGGCTTGCAGGTAAGTTACCCCTACGGATGGGCCCTTATTTTTCCAGATGAAGAGGAACCGCTATACCGTATATATAGTGAGGCCTTCTCCCAAGAAGCTGCGGAAGAGCTAGCTGGCTTTTTCGAGGGCCGGATAAAGGAGATACTGGAGGTAACGGAATTGTAA
- a CDS encoding transketolase C-terminal domain-containing protein yields the protein MREYLNGNEAVAQAVRLARAEVVAAYPITPQSTIVEEIAAQIARGEMEAEYIRVESEHAALAACFGAAVSGSRVFTATSSQGLAYMFEMLHYVSGARTPMVMAVANRGLAAPWTIWADHQDSISCRDTGWIQLYVETAQEALDTCLQAYKIAEDPQVLTPVMLCLDGYVLSHTEEIVDIPSQEDVDCFLPPYQPQVLVDTQSPVVFGVGAGPDTYPAFKEAQQAAMERAKEAIKRVDEEFYALFGRRYGGLLEDYRCQDAEVILVTLGAITGTAREVVDFLRQEGARVGVLRLRALRPFPVEDLRQALKGARVVAVLDRNCSFGYEGVVCTEVKAALFGLQQPPAVVGFIAGLGGQDIRREDIEGIFRRCLSSVGSLVGEKAEAGAAL from the coding sequence TTGCGGGAATATCTTAACGGTAATGAGGCAGTGGCCCAAGCTGTACGCCTAGCCCGGGCGGAAGTAGTGGCCGCCTATCCCATTACCCCCCAGTCCACTATAGTGGAAGAAATAGCGGCCCAGATTGCCAGGGGAGAGATGGAAGCCGAATACATACGGGTAGAATCAGAACATGCTGCTTTAGCGGCCTGTTTCGGCGCTGCGGTGAGCGGAAGCCGGGTCTTTACGGCTACCTCTTCCCAGGGCTTAGCTTATATGTTCGAGATGCTCCATTATGTTAGCGGGGCCCGGACACCTATGGTGATGGCTGTAGCTAACCGGGGACTGGCAGCGCCTTGGACCATCTGGGCCGACCACCAGGATAGTATCTCTTGTCGGGATACTGGGTGGATTCAGCTCTATGTAGAGACAGCGCAAGAAGCCTTAGATACCTGCCTTCAGGCTTACAAAATAGCAGAAGATCCCCAGGTTTTAACTCCTGTAATGCTTTGCCTGGACGGATATGTACTTTCCCATACTGAAGAAATAGTGGATATACCCTCCCAGGAAGATGTGGACTGCTTTTTACCGCCCTACCAGCCGCAAGTTTTAGTGGATACCCAAAGCCCGGTGGTCTTCGGAGTAGGAGCTGGTCCAGACACCTACCCTGCCTTTAAAGAAGCCCAGCAGGCGGCCATGGAGCGGGCTAAGGAAGCTATCAAGAGGGTGGATGAGGAATTTTATGCCCTTTTCGGTCGTAGATATGGCGGTTTGTTGGAAGATTACCGCTGCCAGGATGCAGAAGTGATCCTTGTGACTTTAGGGGCCATTACAGGTACGGCGCGGGAAGTGGTGGACTTTTTACGGCAGGAAGGGGCCAGGGTTGGGGTCTTACGCCTGCGCGCCTTAAGACCTTTCCCTGTTGAGGATTTACGGCAGGCCCTGAAGGGTGCCCGAGTAGTAGCAGTCCTGGACCGGAACTGCTCTTTCGGATATGAAGGGGTAGTGTGTACGGAAGTGAAGGCCGCCCTTTTCGGCTTGCAACAGCCGCCGGCTGTGGTTGGCTTTATCGCCGGATTAGGGGGCCAGGATATCCGGCGGGAAGATATTGAGGGTATTTTTAGGCGCTGCCTTAGCTCTGTCGGTTCTTTGGTAGGAGAGAAAGCGGAGGCCGGAGCGGCCCTTTAA
- a CDS encoding glycosyltransferase family 4 protein, which translates to MRLLHLSWEYPPHSVGGLARHVEDLTQALVQENQEVHVLTVGQAGEEQLPSKRQGGVFVHRVEAYPIHTPDFLTWVLQLNIRFLEEAMRLWRTAGPFHLIHAHDWLVAFAGRALKHAHRIPLVATIHATEAGRNRGIHNDLQRYIHSVEWWLTYEAWKVIVCSQHMREEVQGLFQVPSDKITVIPNGVVVSKFSGVQVDPALRQRYALPQEKIIFYVGRLVVEKGVQVLLEAMPKVLEACPEAKLVVAGQGPMEGELKGRTWELGIAHKVAFTGYIDDRTRNQLYRVADVAVFPSLYEPFGIVALEAMAAGVPVVVSETGGLKEIVTHQVNGLRASPGNPNSLADNIIALLRDKALASALRKAASRLVKEVYDWRQIARRTLELYHGVYEEYRHTPWAERSSIVDRFRRYALALAGYGEEEGFPGEAPEKVLGGGRYDLVGHRAALVNQKRGREGLI; encoded by the coding sequence GTGCGCCTACTCCATCTTTCCTGGGAATATCCTCCTCACAGTGTAGGGGGTCTCGCCCGCCATGTGGAGGATTTGACCCAAGCGTTGGTACAAGAGAACCAAGAGGTACATGTCCTTACAGTAGGCCAAGCGGGCGAGGAACAACTTCCCTCTAAGCGGCAAGGAGGAGTTTTTGTCCACAGGGTAGAGGCTTATCCTATTCATACGCCCGATTTTCTCACCTGGGTGTTACAGCTTAATATTCGCTTCTTGGAAGAAGCCATGCGGCTGTGGCGTACGGCTGGTCCGTTTCATCTTATTCATGCTCACGATTGGTTGGTAGCCTTTGCTGGCCGGGCCTTGAAGCACGCCCATCGTATACCCCTAGTGGCCACTATCCATGCCACCGAAGCTGGACGTAACCGGGGGATACATAACGACCTGCAACGTTATATTCATAGCGTAGAATGGTGGCTCACCTATGAAGCCTGGAAGGTCATAGTTTGTAGTCAGCATATGCGGGAGGAAGTACAAGGACTTTTCCAAGTACCCTCGGATAAAATAACCGTAATACCGAACGGAGTGGTGGTCTCTAAATTTAGTGGTGTTCAGGTAGATCCAGCTTTACGCCAGCGATATGCCCTTCCTCAGGAAAAAATCATTTTTTATGTAGGACGGCTGGTAGTGGAAAAAGGGGTCCAGGTACTTTTGGAGGCCATGCCTAAGGTCCTGGAGGCTTGCCCCGAGGCCAAGTTGGTGGTGGCCGGGCAGGGGCCTATGGAAGGGGAACTAAAAGGAAGGACCTGGGAGCTAGGCATAGCCCATAAAGTTGCCTTCACCGGGTACATCGATGACCGTACTCGCAACCAGCTTTACCGGGTAGCCGATGTAGCTGTTTTTCCCAGCCTTTACGAGCCTTTTGGGATAGTAGCTTTGGAGGCCATGGCTGCTGGAGTACCGGTAGTGGTCAGCGAGACGGGGGGGTTAAAGGAGATTGTTACCCATCAAGTCAACGGCTTAAGGGCTTCCCCAGGAAATCCTAATTCCCTAGCCGATAACATCATTGCTCTTCTCCGGGATAAAGCTTTAGCTTCTGCTTTAAGGAAGGCCGCTAGCCGCCTGGTAAAGGAAGTTTATGATTGGAGGCAGATAGCCCGCCGTACTCTGGAACTTTATCACGGGGTGTATGAGGAATATCGTCACACACCTTGGGCGGAACGCTCATCGATTGTAGACCGCTTCCGGCGTTATGCTTTAGCCTTGGCCGGTTATGGGGAGGAAGAAGGTTTTCCAGGAGAGGCACCGGAGAAGGTCCTCGGTGGGGGTCGTTATGACTTAGTAGGCCACCGGGCAGCGCTAGTCAACCAAAAGCGCGGTCGGGAAGGTTTGATTTAG
- a CDS encoding HEAT repeat domain-containing protein produces the protein MVYKYCPACYALNKGEEEICQYCGQNLKARKEEDYLDKLIWALNHRDKETVARVVNILKMLGPQAYRALPALEKAFQNYEKDPYLQADIILALGEIGGYELRDFLFSLKDHPSIIVQKAVCQVLAQLGRGP, from the coding sequence ATGGTGTATAAATATTGTCCTGCCTGCTATGCCTTAAATAAGGGAGAGGAAGAAATATGCCAATATTGTGGCCAAAACCTTAAAGCCAGGAAAGAAGAAGATTATCTAGATAAACTAATATGGGCTTTAAATCACAGGGACAAAGAGACAGTAGCCCGCGTAGTAAATATATTGAAAATGTTAGGACCCCAAGCTTATCGTGCTTTGCCAGCCCTAGAGAAGGCTTTTCAAAATTATGAAAAGGATCCTTACTTACAAGCTGATATAATTTTAGCCTTAGGGGAAATTGGCGGTTATGAGCTCCGGGATTTTCTTTTTAGCCTTAAAGATCATCCAAGTATTATTGTACAGAAGGCTGTTTGTCAGGTTTTAGCACAGTTAGGACGGGGACCTTAA
- a CDS encoding response regulator transcription factor codes for MKPRILIVDDDEKITSLLRRILLYEGYEVLIAGDGYTALALATNQPDLIILDLMLPDLDGIEVCKRIRQQSDVPILMLTARDETADRVLGLDSGADDYLVKPFALEELLARIRALLRRHRASEKEILRYADLTLNTATREAQRGNRVFQLTAKEYELLELFLRHPRQVLTREELMTKIWGYDYSGESNVLDVYIGYLRSKLEAGGEPRLIHTVRGVGYVLK; via the coding sequence CTGAAACCCCGTATTTTAATCGTAGATGACGATGAAAAAATTACTTCCTTACTTAGGCGGATTCTCCTGTATGAAGGGTATGAAGTATTAATAGCCGGTGATGGTTATACGGCCTTGGCCCTAGCCACCAATCAACCTGATTTAATAATTTTAGACCTTATGCTACCTGATTTAGACGGGATAGAAGTATGTAAAAGAATACGACAGCAAAGCGATGTACCTATTTTAATGCTTACGGCCCGGGATGAAACAGCCGATCGCGTCTTGGGGCTCGATAGTGGAGCTGACGATTACCTGGTCAAACCTTTTGCTTTGGAAGAATTGTTGGCCCGCATCCGCGCCCTTTTACGCCGTCACCGGGCATCCGAAAAAGAAATATTAAGATATGCCGACCTTACATTAAATACAGCAACCCGGGAAGCCCAGCGGGGGAACAGGGTATTTCAGCTTACGGCTAAGGAATATGAACTCCTAGAACTCTTTCTGCGCCATCCGAGGCAGGTATTAACACGGGAAGAACTAATGACTAAAATTTGGGGTTATGATTATAGTGGAGAATCTAATGTTTTAGATGTCTATATAGGCTATCTGCGTAGCAAGCTAGAAGCAGGCGGGGAACCCCGCCTTATTCATACAGTGCGAGGAGTGGGCTATGTCCTTAAATGA